One segment of Acidianus sp. HS-5 DNA contains the following:
- a CDS encoding glutamine synthetase family protein, translating to MNEVFKNLKFIRADYVDYGGVIRSKAIDPDDFEDVMKLGITIPAAMMNFTTMNTLSVTKMEGYEDVLLFPDKNSLTVYDDQALILGDFYTREGKAWEYDPRQRLKTLLNSTDYEFKSSFEIEFYILKDGKPLGDSSCYEFKGYYDVMKLLGEIKDVLKSNGVNVIKTIKECGPSQYEFNLLPKNPLRTADEFIIFKEISKLISRKYGFEANFMPKPFSEVAGSGLHLNFSIWKGERNITLEEEGMSFLAGVLYHAKALTLFSAPTINSYKRLNAFKRKVRVPGTWVPTKIVYGYNNRSSIIRIPQIRSKDEKRLEFRLPDTSVNPYLLLLAFITAGLDGISMKMRTPEPVNEDVFFEEKFESVPLTFEDALRQFESSKLRELLGKVGEQFLSVKRQELEDSLLSVTDWELKIYRDI from the coding sequence ATGAATGAAGTTTTTAAAAATTTAAAATTTATTAGAGCAGACTATGTAGATTACGGCGGAGTAATAAGAAGCAAGGCCATAGATCCTGATGATTTTGAGGACGTAATGAAGTTAGGAATTACAATACCTGCAGCAATGATGAACTTCACAACAATGAACACGCTTTCAGTGACCAAAATGGAAGGATATGAGGATGTACTCCTTTTTCCAGACAAGAATTCGTTAACTGTGTATGATGATCAAGCACTCATTCTGGGGGATTTTTACACAAGGGAAGGAAAGGCATGGGAATACGATCCAAGACAGAGGCTTAAGACGTTACTTAACAGTACGGATTACGAGTTTAAATCTTCTTTTGAAATTGAATTTTATATACTAAAAGACGGAAAACCTTTAGGAGACTCATCATGTTACGAATTTAAAGGATATTACGACGTTATGAAATTGCTTGGCGAGATAAAGGACGTGCTAAAATCTAACGGAGTTAACGTTATAAAGACGATAAAAGAATGCGGTCCTTCACAGTATGAGTTTAATTTATTACCTAAGAATCCCTTACGTACAGCTGACGAGTTTATTATTTTTAAGGAAATATCAAAATTAATCTCAAGAAAATATGGATTTGAAGCAAACTTTATGCCAAAGCCATTCTCTGAAGTTGCAGGCTCCGGTCTTCACTTGAACTTTAGTATATGGAAAGGAGAAAGGAATATAACATTAGAGGAAGAAGGAATGAGCTTCCTTGCTGGAGTTCTTTACCACGCTAAAGCTTTAACCTTATTCTCTGCTCCTACAATAAATTCATATAAAAGGTTGAACGCTTTCAAGAGAAAGGTAAGAGTACCGGGAACATGGGTTCCAACAAAGATTGTATATGGATATAATAACAGATCATCAATTATTAGAATTCCTCAAATTAGATCTAAAGATGAAAAGAGGTTAGAGTTCAGATTACCGGATACTTCAGTTAATCCTTACCTCCTTCTTTTAGCTTTTATAACCGCAGGACTTGACGGGATATCTATGAAGATGAGGACTCCAGAGCCTGTAAATGAGGACGTTTTCTTTGAAGAGAAATTTGAGAGTGTTCCTTTAACTTTTGAGGATGCTTTAAGGCAATTTGAATCGTCAAAGCTAAGGGAGCTCTTAGGTAAAGTCGGAGAACAGTTTTTAAGCGTAAAGAGGCAGGAACTAGAAGATTCATTATTGTCAGTGACTGATTGGGAATTGAAGATTTATAGGGACATATAG
- a CDS encoding APC family permease: MENKKTLFIRESSGLVREVSPWSSMLATFALVTGGVPILIISWMWLAPGINWTLAYLITLVPTLGMAFLFYIAGISMPRSGGDYVFSSRAIHPAVGFINYFGLFVAFALSLGLYSELGAKWFAYLFSGLGMFLGNSQLISFGCFFSGTLGSVVVGVIIIIISAVLAMSSKSVWKFTLISGIVSFVSTAVLFYVLTTINPGEFSSTLSSFTGIPHAYQSVVSFARSCGLSFVANPITAAVLGIPVIWYYYTWYNLPASWSGEMKNVRTNVLYSIIIALLIIGVYYILFTQLNINAFGEKFLTSWGYISCNGLNDTVYTSLSSISTFTPFFALLVNKSIPLYIIMFIAFWLPNFYSNPPLIVALTRYLFAWSFDRVMPSWMADVNDRFHVPLKATALVSAIGFAGVLLYALVPSISIVDVTVIFEISYAIFALSAALMPYLKRQVYENSVPIKRKIMGIPIVTLIGLPTFAFLVYATYITWGNPILLPINIPTIASLAIIYGIGGVIYYIATNLNKNKGIDLGLVFKEIPPE; the protein is encoded by the coding sequence ATGGAGAATAAGAAAACCTTATTTATAAGGGAATCCTCGGGGTTGGTAAGAGAAGTAAGTCCTTGGTCGTCAATGTTGGCAACTTTTGCACTGGTTACCGGAGGAGTTCCAATATTAATTATATCTTGGATGTGGTTAGCACCAGGAATAAACTGGACTTTGGCATATTTAATAACCCTAGTGCCAACTTTAGGCATGGCTTTCTTATTTTACATTGCAGGAATTTCAATGCCTAGATCTGGAGGAGATTACGTCTTCAGTAGTAGGGCGATACATCCTGCTGTAGGATTCATTAATTATTTCGGATTATTCGTAGCATTTGCTCTTTCTCTTGGGCTTTACAGCGAGTTAGGAGCTAAATGGTTTGCTTACTTGTTTTCTGGACTTGGAATGTTTTTAGGAAACAGTCAATTAATTAGCTTTGGATGTTTCTTTTCCGGAACTCTAGGAAGTGTAGTAGTAGGAGTGATAATAATAATAATTTCTGCCGTATTGGCAATGTCCAGTAAAAGCGTGTGGAAGTTTACATTGATAAGCGGTATTGTAAGTTTTGTTTCTACTGCAGTTCTCTTCTACGTCTTGACTACAATAAATCCTGGAGAGTTTTCCTCTACTTTATCAAGTTTTACCGGAATTCCACACGCTTATCAAAGCGTAGTATCTTTTGCAAGATCTTGTGGTCTATCTTTTGTGGCAAATCCAATAACTGCAGCAGTTTTAGGAATTCCAGTTATTTGGTATTATTACACATGGTATAATTTACCTGCTTCTTGGTCAGGAGAAATGAAGAATGTAAGAACTAACGTATTATATTCTATAATAATTGCATTACTCATAATTGGTGTATATTATATACTTTTCACTCAACTTAATATTAATGCATTTGGAGAAAAATTCTTAACCTCTTGGGGATATATATCTTGCAACGGACTTAATGATACTGTTTACACGTCCTTATCATCAATAAGTACATTCACTCCGTTCTTCGCACTCTTAGTAAACAAGAGTATTCCGCTGTATATCATCATGTTTATAGCCTTCTGGTTACCTAATTTCTACAGTAACCCACCATTAATAGTAGCATTAACTAGGTACTTATTTGCGTGGTCCTTCGATAGAGTAATGCCCTCTTGGATGGCAGATGTAAATGACAGGTTCCATGTTCCATTAAAGGCTACGGCCTTAGTTTCAGCAATAGGTTTTGCAGGAGTATTATTATATGCCTTAGTCCCATCAATTTCGATAGTCGACGTCACTGTAATTTTCGAAATAAGTTATGCAATCTTCGCATTATCAGCGGCATTAATGCCGTATTTAAAAAGGCAAGTTTATGAAAACTCTGTTCCAATAAAGAGGAAGATAATGGGTATTCCAATAGTAACATTAATAGGCTTACCTACCTTTGCCTTCTTAGTTTATGCTACTTACATAACTTGGGGAAATCCAATACTATTACCAATAAATATTCCTACAATAGCTTCGTTGGCAATAATTTATGGTATTGGAGGAGTAATTTACTACATTGCTACCAATCTTAATAAGAATAAAGGAATAGACTTAGGTCTAGTGTTTAAAGAAATACCTCCAGAGTGA
- a CDS encoding saccharopine dehydrogenase NADP-binding domain-containing protein yields the protein MKVSILGGSGLIGRVITKELMKDHDVTVIDIIKPQYDVNYVYGDLNNVDEVSSKIKNSDYVINAAQYYFNLNAMKASLKAGVNYMDLGGLYWMTRKQLDMNKDFEKENLLALVGMGAEPGITNVIARYFYEKFGTPIGIKLRDGWINYNDNIDWSIDTQMDEMTLDVPVLEKGEYRYYKPLSRFEDVEFSIGKIRVYLTIHSELATFPSSFEGVKFVDWMEGGSGFDNVAFLSKIFGDDIEVLGIRSRKYLREILKAKGFLGYKDEKPNEVEACKVIFEYDNREVSMEFNSGPKDEFDGTQYMTGISPVIAVNMKVKGEGVLPPEKVVNADEFMSELKRRGIKMIYQERDDY from the coding sequence ATGAAAGTAAGTATACTCGGTGGTTCTGGACTAATAGGAAGAGTAATTACTAAAGAACTAATGAAAGATCACGACGTTACAGTAATTGACATAATAAAACCACAGTACGACGTTAATTACGTTTACGGGGATTTAAATAACGTTGATGAGGTATCAAGTAAAATTAAAAATTCTGATTACGTTATAAATGCTGCACAGTATTATTTTAATTTAAATGCAATGAAAGCTTCACTAAAGGCTGGAGTAAACTACATGGATTTAGGTGGACTTTATTGGATGACTAGGAAACAGTTGGATATGAACAAGGATTTCGAGAAGGAAAATTTACTAGCATTAGTAGGCATGGGAGCAGAGCCGGGAATAACTAACGTCATTGCTAGGTATTTTTACGAAAAGTTCGGAACTCCCATAGGAATTAAGCTAAGAGATGGCTGGATAAATTATAATGATAATATTGACTGGAGCATAGACACACAGATGGACGAAATGACTTTAGACGTTCCGGTACTCGAAAAAGGCGAATATAGATATTATAAGCCTCTTTCAAGGTTTGAGGACGTTGAGTTCAGCATAGGAAAGATAAGAGTTTACTTAACGATTCATAGTGAATTAGCAACGTTTCCTTCATCTTTTGAAGGAGTGAAGTTTGTAGACTGGATGGAAGGAGGTAGCGGGTTTGACAATGTAGCTTTCCTCTCAAAAATATTTGGTGATGATATTGAAGTTTTAGGAATTAGGAGTAGGAAGTACTTAAGAGAGATATTAAAGGCTAAGGGGTTTTTAGGGTATAAGGATGAAAAACCTAATGAGGTTGAGGCTTGCAAGGTAATATTCGAATATGATAATAGGGAAGTTTCAATGGAATTTAACTCAGGTCCTAAAGACGAGTTTGACGGGACTCAATATATGACGGGAATTTCACCGGTAATAGCAGTAAACATGAAGGTTAAAGGTGAAGGAGTATTACCTCCAGAAAAAGTTGTAAACGCTGATGAGTTCATGTCGGAATTAAAGAGAAGAGGAATAAAAATGATATATCAAGAAAGAGACGATTATTAA
- a CDS encoding NifB/NifX family molybdenum-iron cluster-binding protein: MLIYEIEGDNVKLVERYDNPALNAGTTRGVYMLKSALEKGTNAIILTKIAPSRFNFIKGKAKLFLVNGLVEEVLEKLKKGN, translated from the coding sequence ATATTAATTTATGAAATCGAAGGAGATAATGTAAAACTAGTTGAAAGATATGATAATCCAGCTTTAAATGCAGGTACTACAAGAGGAGTATACATGCTAAAATCTGCACTTGAAAAAGGTACCAATGCAATAATACTCACGAAAATAGCTCCTTCACGATTTAATTTCATTAAAGGAAAAGCAAAGTTATTTTTAGTAAATGGTTTAGTTGAAGAAGTACTGGAAAAATTAAAGAAAGGGAATTAA
- a CDS encoding amidohydrolase family protein, giving the protein MTIIRNVNMMGANLTNIKLDDGVNSVIDAEGRIAFPSFFDMHVHLENALSFKETGENESGTLEEAVERWAKIRDSISVEDLKNRIKKALILEIFNGVTHVRTHADTCSKNINSVKASVEAKEEMKNFIDVQVVAFPEQGIFNCNEEEFKKAIEISDIIGGKPDGEDNEDLSKKHLELISSLSLALNKSIDSHIDQGDEPTRFSEHLLGLRNNHVALSHLTSIHSDSDEYTYRLIKLIKKRNATVISSPLTTVFLNGRFDRYPKRRGLTRIKQLLSEGVIVSLGHDDFQNPFFPFGFGDMVQSLWMAILLEQIEFRDDLINLITENARKEWVLSTSKKPSEDIVILDAKSLREQLSTLSPRFMVIRKGKIIAYTNKSGEVILNGNKINPYDLIV; this is encoded by the coding sequence ATGACTATAATTAGAAATGTTAACATGATGGGAGCTAATTTAACTAACATAAAACTGGATGACGGTGTTAACTCTGTAATAGATGCCGAAGGTAGGATAGCTTTTCCCTCATTTTTTGATATGCATGTCCATTTAGAGAACGCTTTGAGTTTCAAAGAAACTGGAGAGAACGAAAGCGGAACTTTAGAAGAGGCAGTTGAAAGGTGGGCTAAGATAAGGGATTCCATAAGTGTAGAAGATCTGAAGAATAGAATTAAAAAGGCGCTAATTCTGGAAATATTTAACGGGGTAACTCATGTTAGGACTCATGCAGATACTTGTTCAAAGAACATTAATTCAGTTAAAGCATCAGTAGAGGCTAAAGAAGAAATGAAGAACTTCATTGATGTTCAAGTTGTTGCGTTTCCAGAGCAAGGGATTTTTAACTGTAATGAGGAGGAATTCAAGAAGGCTATTGAAATCTCTGATATAATAGGAGGTAAGCCAGATGGGGAAGATAATGAGGATCTTAGCAAGAAGCACTTAGAGCTTATTTCCTCACTATCCTTAGCGTTAAATAAAAGCATAGACTCGCATATAGATCAAGGAGATGAGCCAACAAGGTTTTCGGAGCATTTACTAGGACTGAGGAATAACCACGTTGCATTATCTCATTTAACTTCAATTCACTCTGACAGTGATGAGTATACCTATAGGTTAATTAAGTTGATAAAAAAGAGGAATGCTACTGTAATTAGTTCACCTTTAACTACCGTCTTTTTGAACGGTAGGTTTGATAGATATCCTAAAAGGAGGGGCTTAACTAGGATTAAGCAATTGTTAAGTGAAGGAGTAATTGTTTCCTTAGGTCATGACGATTTTCAGAATCCTTTCTTTCCTTTTGGATTTGGGGACATGGTTCAGTCACTTTGGATGGCTATTTTACTAGAGCAGATTGAATTTAGGGACGATTTAATTAATTTAATCACGGAAAACGCTAGAAAGGAGTGGGTTTTATCTACTTCTAAGAAGCCTTCAGAGGACATAGTTATTTTAGACGCAAAAAGTTTAAGAGAACAGCTTTCTACCCTCTCACCGAGGTTCATGGTAATTAGGAAGGGAAAAATAATAGCTTATACAAATAAGAGCGGAGAAGTAATACTTAATGGTAATAAGATAAACCCTTACGACCTTATTGTTTGA
- a CDS encoding amidohydrolase family protein, whose amino-acid sequence MIFKNARVITSKGIIETDFLVEEGKIKEIKKDIVPKDEVVDLSGYYVLPSVIDGHTHFNSRFLGAREVIPTADDYKSGSEVSLAGGITSFINFIDPAKEDPVGSAKSEIEKASAQSMTDYSFHLIVRQGEHIKYLDEIFRLGVKSVKVFMAYKGSMQLDDENIMKAMRKVKELGGVIAIHAENGDVIDELQKEYGDRDEAVYHALTRPSEVEEEAVNRVSMMAYLTKAKAYIVHVSSPNSLKIIESWRKKGAEIYGETCPHYLVFDESYYYRPDGKRFIMSPPLRSKEMRKELVDNLTRIFTLGSDYSGYMSVYKDKALSYIEVPNGVASTEFLVPTIMNLMFDGFISPEHVAEITSEDQIKLYGIKGKGFAVGSDADFAVIRREDWVVKDWHGKMDHSIYEGVKFKAKVVRTYLRGELVFEEDVKGRRKGELLKR is encoded by the coding sequence ATGATATTCAAGAACGCAAGGGTTATTACATCTAAAGGAATTATTGAGACTGATTTTCTTGTAGAAGAAGGTAAGATTAAGGAAATAAAGAAGGACATTGTGCCAAAGGATGAAGTAGTAGATTTATCAGGATATTACGTTTTACCCAGCGTTATTGATGGGCATACTCATTTCAATTCCAGATTTTTAGGAGCTAGAGAAGTCATACCTACTGCAGACGATTATAAGAGCGGAAGCGAGGTATCCTTAGCTGGAGGAATAACTTCGTTCATTAATTTCATAGATCCTGCAAAAGAAGATCCTGTAGGCAGCGCTAAGAGTGAAATAGAGAAAGCTTCCGCTCAATCTATGACAGACTATTCCTTTCATTTAATTGTAAGACAAGGGGAGCATATAAAATACCTTGATGAAATTTTTCGTCTAGGAGTTAAGAGCGTTAAAGTTTTTATGGCTTACAAGGGAAGCATGCAGTTAGATGATGAAAACATAATGAAGGCAATGAGAAAAGTGAAAGAACTCGGAGGAGTTATAGCAATACACGCTGAAAACGGTGACGTAATAGATGAGCTACAGAAAGAGTATGGAGATAGAGATGAAGCAGTCTATCATGCATTAACTAGGCCTTCAGAAGTTGAGGAAGAGGCTGTAAATAGAGTATCAATGATGGCTTATTTAACAAAGGCAAAAGCTTACATAGTCCATGTTTCTTCTCCAAATTCATTAAAAATAATCGAATCTTGGAGGAAGAAAGGTGCAGAGATTTACGGAGAAACCTGTCCTCATTACTTGGTTTTCGATGAAAGCTATTATTATAGACCAGACGGAAAGAGATTCATAATGTCTCCTCCTTTAAGGAGTAAGGAAATGAGGAAGGAATTAGTAGATAACCTTACGCGTATATTCACTCTTGGAAGCGATTATTCTGGATACATGTCAGTGTATAAAGATAAGGCATTGAGTTACATAGAAGTTCCTAATGGTGTGGCTTCAACTGAGTTCCTTGTCCCAACAATAATGAACTTAATGTTTGACGGTTTTATTTCACCAGAGCACGTAGCTGAGATAACTTCTGAAGACCAAATAAAACTTTACGGAATTAAAGGTAAAGGATTTGCTGTAGGCTCTGACGCGGATTTTGCCGTAATAAGGAGGGAAGATTGGGTAGTTAAGGATTGGCACGGTAAAATGGACCATTCAATTTATGAGGGTGTAAAGTTTAAGGCTAAGGTAGTAAGAACTTACTTAAGGGGAGAATTAGTCTTTGAGGAAGATGTGAAAGGAAGAAGAAAAGGAGAGTTGCTGAAGAGATGA
- a CDS encoding molybdopterin cofactor-binding domain-containing protein, with protein MVWTINYVDDITNDGSYEYVSFIRSQQKQAKFSISGRAFTYEDLKEFKVPTVYDRSSLRIPDVPLLPKYKAVYKFQPLGIVIGKDRYDAFDKVEEIEINCDPFEGSIYEEVPDNIIYRESNGGKAGFENEFTLRVDFNRSAPYSMEPRVVAVKNQGDQLIIHLSTQIPTVVKMLISEMLEIPQNRISIVVPNVGGGFGLKQDVNYEELSVIALAYKLGKNLKWVETRTENVMTSQARDQVHELKVGYRKCGKLEYVEDKITYDAGAYLLPFTGISPLFVTLGTMKSLYDFQFYYNAIVKVSNKPPQGAYRGFGRPEAMLVMERVMDEIARRTKISPIEVRKLNIKEKLDGDVGDVEGVIDRLSKKYDELKRIYGKGIGVSFYVQYAAPNSEIMVKHEKSLIPGYECVRARLDLDGWIIIETTLTNQGQRMDNSIRKLVSKELGYDKIKVELAKTNINGYGVWASRSMLTAGNAAILAVRKLKEIARKIDEDLNWEKIAKIMRQEPWKLKELTVEECYETPEFVGTISGQIMVVSKDELGNIKPLYTYVIADVGITGDDKVVKGQLIGGALQAISGSFLESVEDELEYSIATAVEAPKFELELLHTPSNTPTGVRGVGENSISGGYASFINAINDLGLECNKVPCRLSK; from the coding sequence ATGGTTTGGACAATAAATTATGTAGACGATATAACAAACGACGGAAGTTATGAGTATGTTTCCTTCATAAGGTCTCAGCAAAAGCAGGCAAAGTTCTCAATATCCGGCAGAGCTTTTACTTATGAGGATCTAAAAGAGTTTAAGGTACCCACAGTTTACGATAGGAGTTCATTAAGAATTCCAGACGTTCCATTATTACCTAAATATAAGGCAGTCTATAAATTTCAGCCGTTAGGAATTGTAATAGGTAAGGACAGATATGACGCCTTTGATAAAGTTGAAGAGATTGAAATAAATTGCGATCCATTTGAAGGCTCAATATATGAAGAAGTTCCCGATAACATAATTTACAGAGAAAGTAACGGAGGTAAGGCTGGGTTTGAAAACGAATTCACCTTGAGAGTGGATTTTAACAGGAGTGCTCCATATAGCATGGAACCCAGAGTAGTTGCTGTAAAAAATCAAGGTGACCAGTTAATTATTCATTTATCAACTCAAATCCCCACAGTTGTAAAAATGCTTATTTCAGAAATGTTGGAAATTCCGCAAAATAGGATATCTATAGTAGTCCCAAACGTGGGAGGAGGTTTTGGACTAAAGCAGGATGTAAATTATGAAGAACTTTCGGTAATAGCTTTAGCTTATAAATTAGGTAAAAATCTAAAATGGGTAGAGACTAGGACGGAAAACGTAATGACTTCACAAGCTAGAGACCAAGTCCACGAACTGAAAGTTGGATACAGAAAATGCGGAAAGCTAGAGTACGTCGAGGATAAAATAACTTATGATGCAGGAGCTTATTTATTGCCGTTTACCGGAATTTCTCCCCTTTTCGTAACACTTGGGACTATGAAAAGCCTATATGATTTCCAATTCTACTATAACGCAATAGTAAAGGTAAGCAATAAGCCTCCTCAAGGAGCTTATAGAGGTTTTGGAAGGCCAGAGGCAATGTTAGTAATGGAAAGGGTAATGGATGAAATTGCTAGGAGAACTAAAATTTCTCCAATAGAAGTGAGAAAGCTAAACATCAAGGAAAAATTAGACGGCGACGTAGGGGACGTAGAAGGAGTAATAGATAGGTTGAGTAAAAAATACGATGAATTGAAAAGAATTTACGGAAAAGGAATAGGAGTAAGCTTTTACGTACAATATGCTGCACCAAATTCTGAAATCATGGTTAAGCATGAGAAGTCTTTAATTCCCGGTTACGAATGCGTTAGGGCAAGGCTTGACTTAGATGGATGGATAATTATAGAAACAACGCTAACCAATCAAGGTCAAAGGATGGACAACTCTATAAGAAAATTAGTTTCAAAGGAGCTTGGATATGATAAGATTAAGGTGGAATTAGCAAAAACTAACATTAACGGCTACGGTGTTTGGGCAAGCAGATCCATGCTCACTGCAGGAAATGCAGCAATATTGGCCGTAAGAAAATTGAAGGAAATAGCTAGAAAGATAGATGAAGACCTTAACTGGGAAAAGATTGCTAAAATAATGAGGCAGGAACCCTGGAAATTAAAGGAATTAACGGTAGAAGAATGCTACGAAACTCCAGAGTTTGTCGGGACTATTAGCGGCCAAATTATGGTAGTTAGTAAAGATGAATTAGGCAACATTAAGCCTTTATATACCTATGTAATTGCTGACGTAGGAATTACTGGAGACGATAAAGTTGTAAAAGGACAATTAATAGGAGGAGCATTACAGGCAATAAGTGGGTCATTCTTGGAAAGTGTGGAAGATGAGCTTGAGTATTCAATAGCAACTGCAGTTGAGGCTCCTAAATTTGAGCTTGAGCTACTTCATACACCTTCTAACACTCCTACTGGAGTTAGGGGAGTTGGAGAAAACAGCATTTCCGGAGGTTATGCATCATTTATAAATGCAATAAATGATTTAGGTTTAGAATGCAATAAAGTTCCATGTAGGTTGTCAAAATGA
- a CDS encoding nitrilase-related carbon-nitrogen hydrolase, whose protein sequence is MRIALIQTYMSWDKKDNVERQIEMVNKAADNGAKIISLDELSNTVYFPFEQNPKYFELAEGERDYTIQRFKEVAKERKVNIIVPIFERDSNTLNFYNTSFIIDDQGEIVGKYRKTHLPQEDKFNEYYFFKVGDLGFPVFKLSETNVGVVICHDRHFPETVRAEVVKGAWLIFIPSVAAFKEIWELELRAHAVFNTSYVVGINRIGKEYPEQKEEYFGESMVVSPMGEVISRAGNKEEIIYADVSEEEVAKARIKRPFLKKRLNTYGL, encoded by the coding sequence ATGCGTATAGCACTTATTCAAACATACATGAGCTGGGATAAGAAGGATAATGTGGAAAGACAAATAGAAATGGTTAATAAAGCAGCGGATAACGGTGCGAAAATAATTTCTCTTGATGAACTATCAAACACTGTATATTTCCCGTTTGAACAGAATCCTAAATACTTTGAGCTTGCTGAAGGTGAAAGGGATTATACTATACAGAGGTTTAAGGAAGTAGCAAAGGAGAGGAAGGTTAACATTATTGTTCCTATATTTGAGAGGGATTCAAATACTCTTAATTTTTATAACACATCGTTTATAATAGATGATCAAGGAGAAATTGTAGGTAAGTACAGGAAAACTCACTTACCTCAGGAAGATAAGTTTAATGAATACTACTTCTTCAAGGTAGGTGACCTAGGTTTTCCAGTATTTAAATTGAGCGAAACTAACGTTGGAGTAGTAATCTGCCACGATAGACATTTCCCAGAGACTGTAAGGGCCGAGGTAGTTAAAGGTGCTTGGCTTATATTCATACCTTCAGTTGCGGCATTTAAGGAAATCTGGGAATTAGAGCTAAGAGCTCATGCGGTATTTAATACCTCTTACGTTGTAGGGATAAATAGGATAGGCAAGGAATACCCAGAACAGAAAGAGGAATACTTCGGCGAGTCAATGGTAGTTTCCCCAATGGGTGAGGTAATAAGCAGAGCCGGAAATAAGGAAGAAATAATTTATGCTGACGTCAGTGAAGAGGAAGTAGCAAAGGCTAGGATAAAGAGACCATTCTTAAAAAAGAGATTAAACACTTACGGACTCTGA
- a CDS encoding amidohydrolase family protein, translated as MILKNLRTLEGKKIDIEINGDKIVKIAENIEGEGTNLEGRIVSPALVDAHAHIDSNFLLDLCKEAPTPKFEEALKSLMECKENLTEDEIYSLMRKSVLYYIKSGSLYVRTHVMIDGKKWRERLNSIMKVKEEFKDKIFIQIIGFIQSYDYFNDEVEERIWKAIDLGVDGIGGQPHLQPSVEDGIRMVKKIFDIAKEEELLIDFHADYSDDPTTRFSGVIISEALRRKYLNKVALSHLLAMHSYHEDYALRLMRWMKEAGVSAIVSPITELEGSGAFDDYPKRRGIPRVREMIYNGVNVALGHDDIRNHLNPIGDGDMLKASFALMIGDYMYFSQYFGEIFKLMTYNGARALNIGNYGLKEGMNSNLVIFEGKSVKDVLIEIKPRKAVISNGKIVYDNSESVSV; from the coding sequence ATGATACTGAAAAACCTAAGGACTCTGGAAGGTAAGAAAATAGATATTGAAATAAATGGAGATAAAATAGTAAAAATTGCAGAAAATATAGAGGGCGAAGGAACAAACCTAGAAGGTAGAATAGTTTCTCCTGCTCTGGTCGACGCTCATGCACATATTGATAGTAATTTCCTCTTAGATCTTTGTAAGGAAGCTCCTACTCCAAAATTTGAAGAGGCTTTAAAATCATTGATGGAATGCAAGGAAAACTTAACAGAAGACGAAATATATTCTCTCATGCGAAAATCCGTCTTGTATTATATAAAATCTGGGTCTCTTTACGTAAGGACTCACGTAATGATAGACGGCAAAAAGTGGAGGGAAAGGTTAAATAGCATAATGAAGGTGAAAGAGGAATTTAAGGATAAGATATTTATCCAGATCATAGGCTTTATTCAAAGTTACGACTACTTTAACGACGAGGTGGAGGAAAGGATATGGAAGGCTATAGATTTAGGAGTTGACGGTATAGGCGGTCAGCCTCATTTACAACCTTCAGTAGAGGACGGAATTAGGATGGTAAAGAAAATTTTTGATATAGCCAAGGAGGAGGAATTATTAATTGACTTTCACGCAGACTATTCAGATGACCCTACCACGAGGTTTAGTGGGGTAATAATTTCTGAAGCTTTAAGGAGGAAGTACCTTAATAAGGTAGCTTTAAGTCATCTCCTAGCGATGCACTCTTATCACGAGGATTACGCTTTAAGACTAATGAGGTGGATGAAGGAAGCAGGAGTGAGTGCAATAGTATCTCCAATAACAGAGCTTGAAGGTTCTGGAGCTTTTGACGACTATCCAAAAAGGAGGGGAATTCCGAGAGTTAGGGAAATGATTTATAACGGAGTTAACGTTGCCTTAGGTCATGACGATATTCGAAACCATTTAAATCCTATAGGCGACGGAGATATGTTGAAGGCTTCTTTTGCTTTAATGATAGGGGATTACATGTATTTTTCACAATATTTTGGAGAAATTTTTAAGCTAATGACTTATAACGGGGCAAGGGCTTTAAACATAGGCAATTATGGATTAAAAGAAGGGATGAACTCAAACCTTGTAATATTTGAAGGTAAAAGCGTTAAAGATGTTCTGATTGAGATAAAACCTAGGAAGGCGGTAATAAGTAACGGTAAAATAGTTTACGATAACTCAGAGTCCGTAAGTGTTTAA